A window of the Nitrosopumilus ureiphilus genome harbors these coding sequences:
- a CDS encoding cobyrinate a,c-diamide synthase, translating into MRIPRIVIAGATSGVGKTSITCSIIHALQKQGYSVQPFKVGPDYIDPSYLSSISKKETYNLDVWLMGKNQMLASFVSNSKSDVSVIEGVMGYYDGFGGDTDYASTHHVASITKSPVLLVLDASKTARSIAATALGFMKFHKNSYIAGIILNKIGSKKHELLCKSALEKTNIPIVGIIPKNPELNLESRHLGLISTLDHSSLKTKIEKISKIISKSVDIKQIIKISKNTMSLKKKSKPIHKIAKTTIAVALDTSFNFYYQDNLEALRREGANLKFFSPVKDKKLPKCDGLYIGGGFPEILGSLLEKNHIMKKTIKKLSENNLPIYAECGGLMYLTKSIISDNQRHKMVGLFDAETQMTKKMRLNYTKGKITHKNIISENLHNFQGHEFHYSQLDSVSTDSKFAYDLEIGEGIKKHQDGMIEYNTLASYGHLYFDSSNYAQIFVKNCLNYSRR; encoded by the coding sequence TTGAGAATTCCTAGAATTGTTATAGCAGGTGCAACAAGTGGAGTTGGAAAAACATCTATCACATGTTCTATAATTCATGCTTTACAAAAACAAGGCTATTCTGTTCAACCTTTTAAAGTTGGCCCTGATTATATCGACCCTAGCTATCTTTCAAGTATTTCAAAAAAAGAGACATACAACTTGGATGTTTGGTTGATGGGTAAAAATCAAATGTTGGCTAGTTTTGTTTCAAATTCAAAATCTGACGTATCTGTTATAGAAGGGGTTATGGGTTACTATGATGGATTTGGAGGGGATACAGATTATGCAAGTACTCATCATGTAGCCTCCATTACAAAATCTCCAGTTCTTTTGGTTTTAGATGCAAGCAAGACTGCACGCTCTATTGCTGCTACTGCACTAGGATTCATGAAATTTCATAAAAATTCCTATATTGCAGGAATTATTCTAAATAAAATAGGTAGCAAAAAGCATGAGCTTTTGTGTAAAAGTGCATTAGAAAAAACTAACATTCCAATTGTAGGTATTATTCCAAAAAATCCCGAATTAAATTTGGAATCACGTCATCTTGGATTGATTTCAACATTGGATCACTCGTCTCTAAAAACTAAAATTGAGAAAATTTCAAAAATAATTTCAAAATCTGTAGATATTAAACAAATTATTAAAATTTCAAAAAATACAATGTCATTAAAAAAAAAATCAAAACCAATACATAAAATAGCAAAAACTACCATTGCAGTAGCACTTGACACTTCATTTAATTTTTATTATCAAGATAACCTTGAAGCGTTACGACGTGAAGGAGCAAATCTCAAATTTTTCAGTCCAGTAAAAGATAAAAAACTTCCAAAATGTGATGGACTCTACATCGGTGGTGGTTTTCCTGAAATTTTAGGTAGTTTATTAGAAAAAAATCACATAATGAAAAAAACAATTAAAAAATTATCTGAAAACAATCTTCCAATTTATGCAGAATGTGGTGGGTTAATGTACCTGACAAAATCTATTATATCTGACAATCAAAGACACAAAATGGTTGGTCTCTTTGATGCTGAAACTCAAATGACAAAGAAAATGAGACTTAACTATACAAAAGGAAAGATTACACACAAAAATATCATTTCAGAGAATCTACATAATTTTCAAGGTCATGAATTTCATTACTCTCAATTAGATTCAGTTTCCACTGATTCTAAATTTGCTTATGATTTAGAAATTGGTGAAGGTATAAAGAAACATCAAGATGGAATGATTGAATACAACACTCTTGCATCATATGGTCATCTCTACTTTGATAGCTCAAACTATGCCCAAATTTTTGTTAAAAATTGCTTAAACTATTCAAGACGATGA
- the cobO gene encoding cob(I)yrinic acid a,c-diamide adenosyltransferase: protein MKENGLTIVYTGKGKGKTTAALGIALRAVGYGKKICMIQFIKGSWHYGEMDSSKRLEPEFEIVAVGKGFVGIIDDKSPKEDHKEIAKEAIRISNEKIQSGNYDIIILDEINYAVNLELISVNDVLNLIKSKPLEVDLVLTGNYAKDEVIKLADLVTEMREIKHPFQNGIKAKKGIDF from the coding sequence ATGAAAGAAAATGGATTAACCATTGTTTATACAGGAAAAGGTAAAGGTAAAACTACTGCAGCATTAGGAATTGCATTAAGGGCAGTTGGATACGGAAAGAAGATTTGTATGATTCAATTCATCAAAGGTTCATGGCATTATGGCGAAATGGATTCATCAAAGAGACTTGAACCTGAATTTGAAATAGTTGCAGTTGGTAAAGGATTTGTTGGGATAATAGATGATAAAAGTCCAAAAGAAGATCACAAAGAGATTGCCAAAGAGGCAATTAGAATTAGCAATGAGAAAATCCAATCAGGCAATTATGACATTATAATTTTAGATGAGATTAATTATGCAGTAAATCTTGAATTAATATCTGTCAATGATGTTTTAAATTTAATCAAATCAAAACCGTTAGAAGTAGACTTGGTATTAACAGGGAATTATGCTAAAGATGAGGTGATTAAACTAGCTGATCTGGTTACAGAAATGAGAGAGATAAAACATCCATTTCAGAATGGTATTAAGGCTAAGAAAGGTATTGATTTCTAG